In Mariluticola halotolerans, one DNA window encodes the following:
- a CDS encoding TIGR01459 family HAD-type hydrolase yields MPENAGALPRLSDLSGLYDGVLSDVWGVVHNGITPYPSAVEALVAFRRAGGHVVLITNAARTTPHIVQMLDDMGVPREAYDAMVTSGDVTRALIATYKGQSIHHVGPGSDHPILEGLDVAEGPAATASAVVVTGLDDPAQTPDDYETRMGEWLELGLPMICANPDKVVEVGDKMVYCAGALADIYAARGGTVALAGKPYPPIYKESLAALEKAAGRAIDPRRVVAIGDSVRTDATGAADAGVDFLFITGSIHADEIDAFGNPDPEAIKALVAPTGARLAGFQSRLT; encoded by the coding sequence GTGCCAGAAAATGCAGGCGCCTTGCCGCGCCTCTCCGACTTGTCCGGCCTTTATGATGGCGTGCTGTCCGATGTCTGGGGTGTCGTTCATAACGGCATAACGCCTTATCCATCGGCGGTTGAGGCGCTGGTGGCGTTTCGCCGCGCGGGCGGCCATGTGGTTTTGATCACCAATGCGGCCCGTACCACGCCCCATATCGTTCAGATGCTCGACGACATGGGCGTGCCGCGCGAAGCCTATGATGCCATGGTCACATCGGGGGACGTAACCCGCGCCCTGATCGCAACCTATAAGGGCCAGTCGATCCACCATGTCGGGCCGGGCAGCGATCACCCGATCCTTGAAGGTCTCGATGTGGCCGAGGGGCCGGCTGCCACCGCTTCAGCTGTGGTTGTGACCGGGCTGGATGATCCCGCCCAGACCCCGGATGATTATGAAACTCGCATGGGCGAATGGCTTGAGCTGGGCCTGCCCATGATCTGCGCCAACCCTGACAAGGTCGTCGAGGTGGGCGATAAAATGGTCTATTGCGCCGGTGCCCTGGCCGATATCTATGCGGCGCGGGGCGGCACGGTCGCGCTGGCCGGCAAGCCCTATCCGCCGATCTACAAGGAATCCCTTGCAGCGCTTGAAAAGGCGGCGGGCCGCGCCATTGATCCGCGCCGGGTTGTTGCCATTGGCGACAGCGTGCGCACCGATGCAACCGGTGCCGCGGATGCCGGGGTCGATTTCCTGTTTATCACCGGATCGATCCACGCTGATGAAATCGATGCTTTCGGCAACCCCGATCCGGAGGCGATAAAGGCGCTGGTGGCACCCACCGGCGCGCGGCTGGCCGGGTTCCAGTCCCGCCTGACCTGA
- the ileS gene encoding isoleucine--tRNA ligase — protein MTDTAEGATTRDYSKTLFLPQTEFPMRAGLPKREPEWLERWEKMDLYNTLREQSKGREKFVLHDGPPYANGNIHIGHALNKTLKDLVSRSMQMLGYDSPYVPGWDCHGLPIEWKIEEQYRAKGKNKDEVPVNEFRKECRTFAEHWVGVQREEFKRLGIVGEWDNPYLTMSYDAEATIAEELMKFSTSGQLYRGSKPVMWSVVERTALAEAEIEYHDVESDAIWVKFPVSSGAHADASVVIWTTTPWTIPANRAVSYSSKINYGLYEVASAENEFGPQPGDKLIFADALADASAEKAKLTFNRLSDVAADELGSMILSHPLNGFAGGYDFDVPLLDGDHVTDDAGTGFVHTAPGHGMDDFEIWMDNAQETEARGISSDIPFAVDDAGYYTKDAPGFGPDAEGGAARIMDDKGKKGDANQRVITALIGANNLFARGRLKHSYPHSWRSKKPIIFRNTPQWFVYMDKDLEWKLSDGSELDLGQRAVIGTDTLRNRALNAIDDTHFVPAAGQNRLRAMIADRPDWVLSRQRAWGVPIAVFINKETGEILKDEAVNARIIAAFKAEGADAWFEEGASARFLGDAVENHDEWEAVSDILDVWFDSGSSHAFCLRNREQWPHLKWPADVYLEGSDQHRGWFHSSLLESCGTNGRAPYDQVITHGFTMDKNGMKMSKSLGNTVAPQDIIKQYGADILRLWAASIDYSEDHRIGDEIIKNVVENYRKMRNTLRFMLGSLAHHKPAEDVAAAEMPELERLMLNRLAELDGQVRKAYFAYDYKRVVSLVSNFMNIELSAFYFDIRKDALYCDPISSPKRRAALTVLNELFSCVTAWLAPILVFTMEEVWLERHPEDGSSVHLRTFPEIPAEWADASLSEKWKKIRTVRRVVTGALEIERRDKNIGSSLEAAPKVYVADTDLYVALHGQDFAEIAITSGIDIIQGEGPAEAFRLDDVPGVSVVFARAEGTRCARSWKVSPDVGTDPEYPELSPRDADAMRERAAAGL, from the coding sequence ATGACCGACACCGCTGAAGGCGCGACCACCCGCGACTATTCCAAAACCCTGTTTCTGCCGCAGACCGAATTTCCCATGCGCGCGGGCCTGCCCAAGCGCGAGCCGGAATGGCTGGAACGCTGGGAGAAGATGGATCTCTACAATACCCTGCGTGAGCAATCCAAAGGACGTGAAAAATTCGTCCTGCATGATGGCCCGCCATATGCGAACGGCAACATCCATATCGGCCATGCGCTGAACAAGACCCTCAAGGATCTCGTTTCCCGCTCCATGCAGATGCTGGGCTATGACAGCCCCTATGTGCCGGGCTGGGATTGTCACGGCCTGCCCATCGAATGGAAAATCGAAGAGCAATACCGCGCCAAAGGCAAGAATAAAGACGAAGTGCCGGTCAATGAATTCCGCAAGGAATGCCGCACTTTTGCTGAGCATTGGGTTGGTGTGCAGCGCGAAGAGTTCAAGCGGCTTGGCATTGTTGGTGAATGGGACAACCCATATCTGACAATGAGCTATGACGCCGAAGCAACCATCGCCGAAGAATTGATGAAGTTCTCGACCTCTGGTCAACTTTATCGTGGCTCCAAGCCTGTGATGTGGTCCGTGGTTGAACGCACGGCCCTGGCCGAAGCCGAGATCGAATATCATGACGTGGAATCTGATGCGATCTGGGTGAAATTTCCGGTGTCGTCCGGCGCACACGCCGACGCTTCCGTCGTGATCTGGACAACAACACCGTGGACCATTCCGGCTAACCGTGCCGTCTCCTATTCTTCAAAGATCAATTACGGCCTTTATGAAGTGGCGAGTGCAGAAAATGAATTCGGCCCGCAACCCGGCGACAAGCTGATCTTTGCTGATGCGCTTGCTGATGCCAGTGCAGAAAAAGCCAAGCTCACTTTCAATCGTCTCAGCGATGTCGCTGCTGATGAGCTAGGTTCAATGATCTTATCGCATCCGCTCAACGGCTTCGCCGGCGGCTATGATTTTGATGTGCCCCTTCTCGATGGTGACCACGTCACTGACGATGCAGGTACCGGCTTTGTGCACACAGCACCGGGCCACGGCATGGACGATTTCGAAATCTGGATGGACAACGCACAAGAAACCGAAGCGCGTGGCATTTCGTCAGACATCCCCTTCGCAGTCGATGACGCAGGCTATTACACCAAAGATGCGCCCGGATTTGGCCCGGACGCTGAAGGTGGTGCTGCGCGTATCATGGATGACAAGGGCAAAAAGGGTGACGCCAATCAGCGTGTCATCACCGCGCTTATTGGTGCCAATAATTTGTTCGCCCGCGGTCGTCTCAAGCATTCATACCCGCATTCATGGCGCTCGAAAAAGCCGATCATCTTCCGCAATACGCCGCAATGGTTTGTCTATATGGACAAGGACTTGGAGTGGAAGTTATCGGATGGCAGCGAGCTGGATTTGGGGCAGCGTGCAGTAATTGGGACGGACACACTTAGAAATCGCGCGTTGAACGCCATCGACGACACCCATTTCGTCCCCGCTGCCGGACAAAACCGCTTGCGCGCCATGATTGCAGATCGCCCCGATTGGGTGTTGTCGCGGCAACGCGCCTGGGGTGTGCCTATCGCCGTGTTCATCAATAAGGAAACCGGCGAAATCCTCAAAGACGAAGCCGTCAACGCCCGCATTATCGCAGCCTTCAAAGCTGAAGGTGCAGATGCGTGGTTTGAGGAGGGGGCGTCCGCACGCTTCCTTGGTGATGCGGTCGAAAACCATGATGAGTGGGAAGCTGTATCAGACATTCTCGATGTCTGGTTTGATTCTGGCTCGTCTCATGCATTCTGCCTGCGCAATCGCGAACAATGGCCTCATCTGAAATGGCCTGCCGATGTTTATCTGGAAGGGTCAGATCAGCATCGCGGCTGGTTCCATTCGTCCTTGCTCGAAAGCTGCGGCACCAATGGCCGCGCGCCTTATGATCAGGTCATCACCCATGGCTTCACCATGGATAAGAATGGCATGAAAATGTCTAAGTCCTTGGGCAACACCGTCGCCCCGCAAGACATCATCAAGCAATATGGCGCCGACATTCTGCGTCTCTGGGCCGCCAGCATCGATTATTCTGAAGATCATCGTATTGGCGATGAGATCATCAAGAACGTTGTCGAAAACTACCGCAAAATGCGCAACACCCTGCGCTTTATGCTGGGCAGTCTCGCGCATCACAAGCCAGCCGAAGATGTGGCTGCAGCCGAAATGCCAGAGCTTGAGCGCCTTATGCTCAATCGCTTGGCTGAACTTGATGGCCAGGTGCGCAAGGCCTATTTCGCCTATGACTACAAGCGCGTCGTCTCGCTGGTCTCGAACTTCATGAATATCGAGCTCTCGGCATTCTATTTTGATATCCGCAAAGACGCGCTCTATTGCGATCCAATCTCTTCGCCCAAACGCCGCGCAGCACTCACAGTTCTCAATGAGTTGTTCTCCTGCGTCACGGCATGGTTGGCCCCCATTCTGGTGTTCACCATGGAAGAGGTCTGGCTCGAGCGTCATCCCGAAGATGGCTCTTCCGTCCACTTGCGCACTTTCCCAGAAATTCCCGCCGAATGGGCAGATGCCTCCCTGTCGGAAAAGTGGAAGAAAATCCGCACCGTCCGCCGCGTCGTCACCGGCGCGCTGGAAATTGAGCGTCGCGACAAGAATATCGGTTCGTCACTGGAAGCCGCGCCAAAGGTCTATGTCGCTGATACCGATCTTTATGTGGCGCTGCACGGCCAGGATTTTGCCGAAATCGCCATCACCTCGGGCATCGATATCATCCAGGGTGAGGGGCCTGCGGAAGCCTTCCGGCTGGACGATGTGCCCGGTGTCTCGGTGGTCTTTGCAAGGGCTGAGGGCACCCGTTGCGCCCGCTCCTGGAAAGTGTCGCCCGATGTGGGCACCGATCCCGAATATCCCGAACTCAGCCCGCGCGATGCCGACGCCATGCGCGAACGCGCCGCAGCCGGTCTTTGA
- a CDS encoding bifunctional riboflavin kinase/FAD synthetase, which yields MTEFKILHGLGDVPSGLRNGVVAIGNFDGCHRGHQRVFASATSLAKSKGKPAVVLTFEPHPRDVFAPEPFMFRLTDGIQKARLAKAFGFDGIVVMPFNRDLAGVEAEDFVGRFIIDALNAEAVVVGEDFHFGKRRGGTPEFLAQAGTRHGFEVHQLNLLEEGSEPVSSSRIRDALNTGELETANRLLGYHWIVEGTVIVGDQRGRELGYPTANFALPDNSRLTQGIYAVRLRLGDRLLDGVASFGKPMFDNVQPPFEVHIFDFDEDIYGEKVEVALISHIRGQMTFDGLEGLIKQMDKDSAKARDVLQNVQPLSDLDRELGFII from the coding sequence TTGACGGAATTCAAAATTCTACACGGCTTGGGCGATGTCCCATCCGGACTACGCAACGGGGTTGTCGCCATCGGCAATTTCGATGGCTGCCACCGGGGACACCAGCGTGTTTTTGCCAGTGCCACCAGCCTTGCAAAGTCAAAGGGCAAGCCGGCGGTTGTGCTCACCTTCGAGCCGCACCCGCGCGACGTTTTCGCGCCCGAACCATTCATGTTCCGACTGACCGATGGCATCCAGAAAGCGCGTCTGGCCAAGGCGTTCGGTTTTGACGGGATTGTCGTTATGCCGTTCAACCGCGATCTGGCCGGGGTCGAGGCCGAGGATTTCGTCGGCCGCTTCATCATCGATGCGCTCAATGCAGAGGCTGTGGTGGTGGGCGAGGATTTCCATTTCGGCAAGCGCCGTGGCGGCACCCCTGAATTTCTGGCCCAGGCGGGCACACGGCACGGCTTTGAAGTGCACCAGCTCAACCTGCTCGAAGAGGGGTCGGAACCGGTTTCCTCTTCCCGCATCCGCGATGCCCTTAATACCGGCGAACTGGAAACCGCCAACCGGCTGCTCGGTTATCACTGGATTGTCGAGGGCACGGTGATTGTGGGCGATCAGCGCGGGCGCGAATTGGGCTATCCCACCGCCAATTTTGCCCTCCCGGATAATTCACGGCTCACCCAGGGGATTTATGCCGTCCGTTTGCGGCTCGGCGACCGTCTGCTCGATGGCGTGGCCAGCTTTGGCAAGCCGATGTTCGACAATGTTCAGCCCCCGTTTGAAGTCCATATTTTTGATTTCGATGAAGATATTTATGGAGAAAAAGTCGAAGTGGCGCTAATAAGCCATATCCGGGGGCAGATGACCTTTGACGGACTAGAGGGTTTGATTAAGCAGATGGACAAGGATAGCGCCAAGGCACGGGACGTATTGCAAAACGTCCAGCCGCTATCGGATCTCGACAGGGAACTGGGGTTCATTATCTAG
- the lspA gene encoding signal peptidase II, which translates to MGRKALGLSLWLGALAFALDRGHKYYQVEMAGWRGGEFTNVTSFFDYVLVWNPGISYGLLDFLPPGALLVIMLAAMVLLGFWWVKAETALVRCGLAICLGGAASHVIDRFLYGAVPDFFHFHWGTWSFYIFNISDAAITLGVGLLLVDMVWPHKKSGTQPQ; encoded by the coding sequence ATGGGCAGAAAAGCGCTCGGGCTCAGCCTCTGGCTGGGCGCGCTCGCCTTTGCGCTGGATCGCGGGCACAAATATTATCAGGTCGAAATGGCTGGCTGGCGGGGCGGTGAGTTCACCAATGTCACCAGCTTTTTCGATTATGTGCTCGTCTGGAACCCCGGTATTTCCTATGGTCTGCTGGACTTTTTGCCGCCGGGCGCCCTGCTGGTCATCATGCTGGCGGCGATGGTGCTGCTCGGCTTTTGGTGGGTGAAGGCGGAAACAGCGCTGGTGCGCTGCGGGCTGGCGATCTGCCTCGGTGGCGCGGCGTCTCACGTCATCGACCGGTTCCTTTATGGCGCCGTACCGGACTTTTTCCATTTTCATTGGGGAACATGGTCGTTTTATATATTCAATATCTCTGATGCTGCGATAACACTTGGCGTTGGCTTGTTGCTTGTTGATATGGTCTGGCCGCACAAGAAATCGGGCACGCAACCGCAATGA